A window from Sphingobacteriia bacterium encodes these proteins:
- a CDS encoding RlmE family RNA methyltransferase — MSDFGRQKRVRVKTAKGRKLSSTRWLERQLNDPFVIEARERGYRSRAAFKLIEINEKFSLIKPGQVIVDLGAAPGGWSQVASEIVKPSEKKGQVLAIDLLEMGEIPGVEILKGDFTEQKIVEEFSSRLKGKPDIIMSDMAASSTGLPDIDHDRIIMLCEEVFKFAFQNLKTGGSVVVKVLRGGTESDLLKRVKQRFETVKHFKPKSSRADSAEIYLVAKGYKG, encoded by the coding sequence ATGAGCGATTTTGGTAGACAAAAAAGAGTAAGAGTAAAAACAGCAAAAGGTAGAAAACTATCTTCAACTCGTTGGCTTGAAAGGCAACTTAATGACCCTTTCGTAATAGAAGCAAGAGAAAGAGGGTATAGATCACGTGCGGCTTTTAAACTCATAGAAATTAATGAAAAATTTAGTTTAATTAAACCAGGGCAAGTAATTGTAGATTTAGGTGCAGCGCCAGGTGGGTGGTCACAAGTTGCAAGTGAAATTGTAAAACCGAGTGAAAAGAAAGGGCAGGTACTTGCTATCGATTTATTAGAGATGGGTGAAATACCTGGAGTAGAAATTTTAAAAGGCGATTTTACAGAACAAAAAATTGTTGAAGAATTCTCTTCAAGATTAAAAGGTAAGCCTGATATTATAATGAGCGATATGGCAGCATCTTCTACAGGCCTTCCTGACATTGACCATGATAGAATTATCATGCTCTGTGAAGAAGTATTTAAGTTTGCTTTTCAAAATTTAAAAACTGGCGGAAGTGTAGTTGTGAAGGTTTTAAGAGGTGGAACTGAAAGTGATTTACTTAAAAGAGTTAAGCAAAGATTTGAAACAGTAAAACACTTTAAACCAAAATCAAGTAGAGCCGATTCAGCAGAAATATACTTAGTTGCTAAGGGATATAAAGGCTAA
- the gap gene encoding type I glyceraldehyde-3-phosphate dehydrogenase: MIRIGINGLGRIGRCIIRAINEYNYKDIEIVAVNGPADINDHAHLIKYDSVHGVFNEEVKVDNDTLIVGRHKMRLTRERDISKLDWAKYGVDIVLECTGKFNKRDEAAKHLDYGAKKVLVSAPCESADSTIVYGVNHDKLLPSHKVVSIGSCTTNCLGPVAKVLHETIGIESGFMTTIHSYTNDQNILDGSHKDLRRARAGAVSMVPTTTGAAKAIGLVIPELAGKLGGSSVRVPTPNVSLVDLCFNASRETTKEEINEILSNAANNYMKGVLAVTNKPLVSIDFNHDSHSSTADLLETYVTNKKFCRVVSWYDNEWGFSVRMLDVTRLLAKGGF; this comes from the coding sequence ATGATCAGAATAGGGATTAATGGTCTTGGTAGAATTGGCAGATGTATTATAAGAGCTATAAACGAATATAATTATAAAGATATAGAAATAGTGGCAGTTAATGGCCCTGCAGATATTAACGATCACGCTCATTTGATTAAATATGACTCAGTTCATGGCGTTTTCAATGAAGAAGTTAAAGTTGATAATGATACTTTAATTGTTGGTCGCCATAAAATGAGATTAACTAGAGAAAGAGATATCAGTAAACTTGATTGGGCAAAATATGGTGTTGATATAGTCCTTGAATGTACTGGAAAATTTAATAAACGTGATGAAGCTGCAAAACATTTAGATTATGGCGCTAAAAAAGTTTTAGTATCAGCCCCATGTGAAAGTGCGGATTCAACTATAGTATATGGCGTAAACCATGACAAATTACTACCTTCACATAAAGTAGTTTCAATTGGTTCTTGTACAACTAATTGTTTAGGGCCAGTTGCCAAAGTTTTGCATGAAACGATAGGTATTGAAAGTGGATTTATGACCACAATTCACTCATATACTAACGACCAAAATATATTAGACGGAAGTCATAAAGATTTAAGAAGGGCACGTGCAGGTGCAGTTTCCATGGTACCAACAACAACAGGCGCCGCAAAAGCAATAGGTCTTGTTATACCTGAACTTGCAGGTAAACTCGGTGGATCATCTGTAAGAGTTCCAACTCCTAACGTTTCATTAGTTGACTTATGTTTTAATGCAAGCCGTGAAACTACTAAAGAAGAAATAAATGAAATTTTAAGTAATGCTGCGAATAACTATATGAAAGGGGTTTTAGCAGTTACAAATAAGCCACTTGTATCAATTGATTTTAATCATGATTCACATAGCTCTACAGCTGACTTATTAGAAACATATGTTACAAATAAAAAATTCTGCCGTGTAGTTAGTTGGTACGATAATGAATGGGGTTTCTCAGTAAGAATGCTTGACGTTACAAGGCTTCTTGCAAAAGGAGGCTTCTAG
- a CDS encoding DUF1189 family protein encodes MLYILRSLYAIAKRTFFSKQLYLDVIYKWKGYGQKYLFVISLLSSLPSLFIAISLLDDTYDILGNIIQLSENRAINDNSPEFRQAEILHDLITKLPEIKIEKGQISANEDQPINIKSDINNTDFIRIDTSRNPSIQSQTPLVINRDKIIFFNNVLLDQRNLEKQDMIINYKEIMDLIKKFHNFSVSSFVTFCLTAILIHILIIYSKLFLTVVLATLTLLVMKIRLNFSQIIRVCSVALTPAIVYLFIFNSVIFLSYFLAKQNLLIPDVLGIENQLFIILAIGYTVFALIIIKNQESSKPTIL; translated from the coding sequence ATGCTTTACATTTTAAGATCTTTATACGCTATAGCTAAACGAACCTTTTTCTCAAAACAACTTTATCTCGATGTTATATATAAATGGAAAGGTTATGGTCAAAAATATCTTTTTGTTATTTCCTTGCTAAGCAGCTTGCCTTCTTTATTTATAGCAATTTCACTTCTCGACGATACATACGATATTCTTGGTAATATTATTCAATTAAGTGAAAATCGTGCAATAAATGATAATTCTCCTGAATTTAGGCAAGCAGAAATTTTACATGATCTTATAACCAAATTACCTGAAATAAAAATTGAAAAGGGTCAAATCTCTGCAAATGAAGACCAACCAATTAACATAAAATCAGACATTAATAATACTGATTTTATAAGAATTGACACTTCCCGTAATCCCTCTATTCAATCTCAAACACCTTTGGTAATTAATAGAGATAAAATTATCTTTTTTAATAATGTGCTTTTAGACCAACGTAATCTTGAAAAGCAGGATATGATTATAAATTATAAAGAAATTATGGATTTAATTAAAAAATTTCATAATTTTTCAGTTTCTTCCTTTGTAACCTTTTGTTTAACCGCAATTTTAATTCATATATTAATTATATATTCTAAGCTTTTCCTTACAGTAGTTTTAGCTACTTTAACATTATTAGTAATGAAAATTAGACTAAATTTTTCTCAAATTATAAGAGTTTGCTCAGTTGCTCTAACCCCTGCTATTGTATATTTGTTTATTTTTAATTCTGTTATATTTCTCAGTTATTTTTTAGCTAAACAAAATTTATTAATTCCTGATGTACTTGGAATTGAAAA
- a CDS encoding phosphoglycerate kinase: MIDFTTLNLSGKKVLLRLDINLPIIDGEIKDKTRLKKSLPTLLQLLKQEAIIIILTHLGRPKGKIDLSLSVKPIFEALKEELKNTKVSFAENFDILENQINGAKKGEIILFENIRFFPEEEKGDDNFAKRLASFADIYINDAFSCCHRAHASISFINKYLDSAPGLLLREEVRVLEHLMQNPKKPFVGIIGGSKVSTKIELLKSLVTTLDVLIIGGAMANTFFMAEGKNVGSSLVEPEFLSLAKEIQELAKKNNCNIVLPIDFVVATEISENVVTQYREITEILPQEMMLDIGDKTLEYYKNILKDAKTVIWNGPVGAYEFTPFANGSITLAKIIAEYTKNNNLLSVAGGGDVVAAINKANVAEEFSYISTAGGAFLEWLEGKKLPGLEAFKENITQ; encoded by the coding sequence GTGATTGATTTTACGACCCTTAATTTAAGTGGAAAAAAAGTTTTATTACGTTTAGACATTAATTTACCAATAATTGATGGAGAAATTAAAGATAAAACTCGTTTAAAAAAATCTTTGCCAACACTTCTACAGCTTTTAAAACAAGAAGCTATTATTATTATTCTTACACATTTAGGTCGTCCAAAAGGAAAAATTGATTTATCGCTTTCAGTAAAACCAATTTTTGAAGCGTTAAAAGAAGAACTTAAAAATACAAAAGTAAGCTTTGCAGAAAATTTTGATATTTTAGAAAATCAAATTAATGGAGCTAAAAAAGGCGAAATAATTTTATTTGAAAATATAAGGTTTTTTCCTGAAGAAGAAAAAGGAGATGATAACTTTGCTAAACGCCTTGCTTCATTTGCAGATATTTACATAAATGATGCTTTTTCATGTTGCCATCGCGCTCATGCTTCAATTAGTTTTATTAATAAATATCTTGATTCAGCTCCAGGGTTACTTTTAAGAGAAGAAGTAAGAGTGTTAGAGCATTTAATGCAAAATCCAAAAAAGCCATTTGTAGGGATTATTGGTGGTTCAAAAGTTTCAACAAAAATTGAGCTTTTAAAATCATTAGTTACAACTCTCGATGTGCTTATTATTGGTGGTGCTATGGCTAATACATTTTTCATGGCTGAAGGAAAAAATGTTGGAAGCTCACTTGTGGAACCTGAGTTTTTAAGTTTAGCTAAAGAAATTCAAGAACTTGCTAAAAAAAATAATTGTAACATTGTATTACCAATTGATTTTGTTGTTGCAACTGAAATTAGTGAAAATGTAGTAACTCAATATAGAGAAATAACAGAAATTTTACCACAAGAAATGATGTTAGATATTGGTGATAAAACACTTGAATATTATAAAAATATTTTAAAAGATGCAAAAACTGTGATTTGGAATGGGCCTGTTGGTGCCTATGAATTTACGCCTTTTGCAAATGGTAGCATTACGCTTGCAAAAATAATTGCTGAATATACAAAAAATAATAATTTATTATCTGTCGCTGGTGGTGGAGATGTTGTTGCTGCAATAAATAAAGCAAATGTAGCAGAGGAATTTAGCTACATATCTACTGCTGGAGGAGCATTTTTAGAATGGTTGGAAGGGAAGAAATTGCCGGGTCTCGAAGCCTTCAAAGAAAATATTACGCAATAG
- a CDS encoding NUDIX domain-containing protein — MKYSVRVGVGVIIFKEHQILLGKRINSHGSHTWGFPGGHLEYNEDPFECAIRETFEETGVVIKDLVKGSWTNDIFHEENKHYITLFILAKCENPDLQIKEPDRCISWEWFNLDRLPKNLFLPVRNFFSERENLELIRDYLNKENEQV, encoded by the coding sequence ATGAAATATAGTGTAAGAGTAGGTGTTGGTGTTATTATTTTTAAAGAACATCAAATTCTATTAGGAAAAAGAATAAATTCGCATGGCTCACATACATGGGGTTTTCCAGGTGGGCATTTAGAGTATAATGAAGATCCTTTTGAATGTGCAATCCGTGAAACTTTTGAAGAAACAGGGGTTGTCATTAAAGACTTAGTTAAAGGGTCTTGGACTAATGATATTTTTCATGAAGAAAACAAACATTATATTACACTTTTTATTTTAGCAAAATGCGAAAACCCTGACCTACAAATAAAAGAACCTGACAGATGCATATCTTGGGAATGGTTTAACCTAGACAGGTTACCAAAAAATTTATTTTTACCAGTAAGGAATTTTTTTAGCGAAAGGGAAAATTTGGAATTAATAAGAGATTACCTAAATAAAGAAAATGAACAAGTTTAA
- the tkt gene encoding transketolase — protein MANAIRFLSMDAVEKAKSGHPGMPMGMADIAIVLFSEFLNFNPQQPNWLNRDRFILSNGHGSMLQYALLHLFGYDLSIEDIKDFRQLGSKTPGHPEYGHTIGVETTTGPLGQGVANAVGMAIAAKKLQSEIGADLLNNKIYVFVGDGCLMEGITHEAISLAGHLNLNNLVVIFDDNSISIDGNTELSASENYIETFKACSFDTNSINGHDYDEIRAAIFRANKSEKPYFIAAKTIIGFGAPNKAGSEAAHGAPLGEDEITKTREKLGWPHNKFEVPKEVYSYFNDVVSKKVKIYDEWANKLNLSSNKIKDLIKNIENKYYLKNLDKALKEAKDFIQNNKKPEATRKSSGNILNILGKHLINLVGGSADLTISNETKPGYFKPITKNDFSGKYVYYGVREHAMGAIMNGMTLFGNIIPYAGTFLTFSDYMKPAIRLASLMKLKVIYVFTHDSIGLGEDGPTHQPVEHLASLRAIPNLQVLRPCDATETLEAWELALKYEGPTALILTRQNLEPLRDSSENNLSSNGGYIIRGNNEATKVTLFATGSEVEIAVKVHENLSKKGISSKVFSLPCIEKFVENSELYKQVLNEKNLKIGIEAAIKFGWERLIGTDGIFVGVESFGASGPYKELYEHYGIAPEKIIEKIERKLKEMDVG, from the coding sequence ATGGCTAATGCTATACGGTTTTTGTCAATGGACGCTGTAGAAAAGGCTAAATCTGGTCATCCAGGAATGCCAATGGGAATGGCTGATATTGCAATCGTATTATTTAGTGAATTTTTAAATTTTAATCCACAGCAACCGAATTGGCTTAATCGTGATCGTTTTATACTCTCAAACGGGCACGGGTCAATGCTGCAATATGCATTATTACATTTGTTTGGATATGATTTAAGTATTGAAGATATTAAAGATTTTAGACAATTAGGTTCAAAAACTCCTGGTCATCCTGAATATGGTCATACTATAGGTGTAGAAACTACCACCGGGCCATTAGGTCAAGGAGTTGCCAATGCAGTAGGAATGGCAATAGCTGCTAAAAAACTACAATCTGAAATAGGCGCTGACTTACTTAACAATAAAATTTATGTATTTGTAGGTGATGGATGCTTAATGGAAGGAATTACTCATGAAGCTATTTCTCTTGCAGGTCATTTAAATTTAAATAATTTAGTTGTTATTTTTGATGACAACAGCATTTCGATTGATGGAAATACTGAACTGTCAGCTTCCGAAAATTATATTGAAACTTTTAAAGCTTGTAGTTTTGATACGAATTCGATTAATGGCCATGATTATGATGAGATAAGAGCAGCAATTTTTAGAGCTAACAAATCAGAGAAACCATATTTCATTGCTGCAAAAACAATAATAGGTTTTGGGGCTCCTAATAAAGCTGGTAGTGAAGCTGCTCATGGTGCGCCACTCGGTGAAGATGAAATTACAAAAACCAGAGAAAAGCTAGGTTGGCCTCATAATAAATTTGAAGTACCAAAAGAAGTTTATTCTTATTTCAATGATGTAGTAAGTAAAAAAGTTAAAATTTACGATGAATGGGCAAATAAATTAAATTTATCTTCAAATAAAATTAAAGATTTAATTAAAAATATTGAGAATAAATACTATTTAAAAAATTTAGATAAAGCTCTTAAAGAAGCTAAAGACTTTATTCAAAATAACAAAAAACCAGAAGCTACTCGTAAATCTTCAGGAAATATTTTAAATATTTTAGGCAAACACCTTATAAATTTAGTTGGAGGATCTGCTGATCTTACAATTTCTAATGAAACAAAACCTGGATATTTTAAGCCTATAACTAAAAACGATTTTTCCGGTAAATATGTTTACTATGGTGTAAGAGAACATGCGATGGGCGCCATAATGAATGGAATGACGCTTTTTGGGAATATCATTCCTTATGCAGGTACTTTCTTAACATTCTCAGATTATATGAAACCTGCTATAAGACTTGCTTCTCTCATGAAGCTAAAAGTAATATATGTTTTCACTCATGATTCAATAGGGCTTGGCGAAGATGGCCCTACGCATCAACCTGTAGAACATTTAGCTTCACTTAGAGCCATACCTAATTTACAAGTTCTAAGGCCTTGTGATGCAACTGAAACTTTAGAAGCATGGGAACTTGCATTAAAATATGAAGGTCCAACAGCTTTAATTTTAACTCGTCAAAATCTTGAACCATTAAGAGATAGTAGTGAAAACAATTTATCTAGTAATGGTGGATACATAATTCGTGGAAATAATGAAGCAACAAAAGTAACTCTTTTTGCGACAGGCTCAGAAGTAGAAATTGCAGTTAAAGTTCATGAAAATTTAAGTAAAAAAGGAATTTCTTCAAAAGTATTTTCACTACCTTGTATTGAAAAATTTGTAGAAAATAGTGAGTTATATAAACAAGTTTTAAATGAGAAAAACTTAAAAATAGGTATTGAAGCCGCTATAAAATTCGGTTGGGAAAGATTAATTGGGACAGATGGAATTTTTGTAGGGGTTGAAAGTTTTGGTGCATCAGGACCATATAAAGAACTTTATGAACATTATGGAATTGCCCCAGAAAAAATTATTGAAAAAATTGAACGTAAACTTAAGGAAATGGACGTAGGATGA
- a CDS encoding mitochondrial fission ELM1 family protein, with the protein MFKNILVLCDNRIGTTNQSLGLAYKLKEKTGADITKIYLEYNNLIKLPDCSWFLKGLYPIKNKSDFDNIKPDLIIAAGRRASLIAKILKKALNIKTIIIMWPGETIAKSADIILLPIHDRLRNHPNVIRVLGALHNITEERTEEASKEFINFQNIPMKRIACLIGGSHNSGKFTIEAAKKLANKLLEISKKENAYLLITTSRRTGSEQTNILKSILKDKLYFYDGDGNNPYLAYLHYADEIIVTSDSISMISEVISVGKPVYIFDNEDLSGKKHKMFLKALIKEGYIKTLEDYTPFKPKKINIMDEVAEKVISKL; encoded by the coding sequence ATGTTTAAAAATATTTTGGTATTATGTGATAATAGAATTGGCACTACTAATCAGTCCCTAGGGCTTGCATATAAACTTAAAGAAAAAACTGGTGCTGATATAACCAAAATTTATTTGGAATATAATAATCTAATTAAATTACCTGATTGTTCATGGTTTTTAAAAGGTTTGTACCCAATAAAAAACAAAAGCGATTTTGATAATATAAAACCAGATTTAATTATTGCTGCAGGAAGAAGGGCGTCATTGATCGCAAAAATTCTAAAAAAAGCTCTAAATATTAAAACGATTATAATCATGTGGCCTGGTGAAACAATAGCGAAATCTGCGGATATAATTTTGCTACCAATTCATGATAGATTAAGGAATCATCCTAATGTTATTAGAGTACTTGGAGCTTTACATAATATTACCGAGGAAAGAACAGAAGAAGCTAGTAAAGAATTCATAAATTTCCAAAATATTCCAATGAAAAGAATAGCGTGCTTAATTGGCGGTAGTCATAATAGCGGTAAATTTACAATAGAAGCTGCAAAAAAACTTGCAAATAAATTATTAGAAATTTCTAAAAAAGAAAATGCTTATCTTCTAATTACAACAAGTAGGCGTACGGGTAGTGAACAAACAAATATTTTAAAATCAATACTTAAAGATAAATTATATTTTTATGACGGTGACGGTAATAACCCATACCTTGCATATTTACATTATGCTGATGAGATAATTGTTACTTCTGATTCAATTTCAATGATTTCTGAAGTAATAAGTGTTGGAAAACCTGTTTATATATTTGATAATGAAGACCTTTCTGGTAAAAAGCATAAAATGTTTTTAAAAGCCTTAATTAAAGAAGGTTACATAAAAACCCTCGAAGATTATACGCCTTTTAAACCAAAGAAAATAAACATTATGGATGAAGTGGCGGAGAAGGTTATTTCAAAACTTTAG
- a CDS encoding FAD-dependent oxidoreductase codes for MNKFNLNFGLSFSDLNENDGLQKIDNLFLEFAENKVSGLREQILNLRDLFLKKQQPEYKEIANFLINISPILEEFLSELFNNKEAIDLIKNKSHALEPIYKCKRNFIQRIVSKSINEFELSLENFANAKEYLNKFINIENDLEFACFVNECLENKEENEEQIKNAIIFAGFKLKNNDNKFNVLFYLPKKLDPNHLIDVDKKINDFEYITSKHLSEEIREGFSLTDQGGDLKFALDQTNYCIFCHNQGKDSCSKGFKEKDGKFKVNSQNVTLTGCPLEEKISEMNSLKNMGYVIAPLSIAMIDNPLLAATGHRICNDCMKACIYQKQEPVDIPQIETKVLRDVLNLPWGVEVYLLLTKWNPLNFERSLPKKDTNKKILVAGMGPAGFNLAHHLLNEGHHIIGIDGLKIEPLDEKLKNEPIYSFEEIKSDLNERIPEGFGGVAEYGITVRWDKNFLNLIRIILERRKNFELYGGVRFGSNLNLEQAKELGFNHVALAIGAGKPNLIEVPNSLVRGVRTASDFLMQLQSGGAFLKSSIANLQIRFPVAVIGGGLTAIDTASETLAYYPKMLEKFFYRYRDLQKTFGKEILLDSLTEEEKEILDEYTSHYALLKNKTPHEQIKIMNDLGGVSVIYRKSLQDSPAYRLNHEEVLLALEEGIRFVENSIPKEVITDKHNHLSSLKFEQNSEIKEIKIKTLFIAAGTHPNTTIAKEYPEDFKLDGKYFVSVDENNNRVVPERISKPEETFVLTHVENNFSVSFLGDMHPSFAGNVVKAMASSKRSYPIISDLVNSYSSNLENKFIFKEQFTSVVHEVNVLAPKIVEVVVKSPMAAKNFEPGQFYKLQNFATNSLKNNGTLLAMEGLALTGASVDKEKGLLSTIVLEMGGSSDLCKFLKPGEEIVLMGPTGTATEIPHNKTVMLVGGGLGNAVLFSIGQAMRKNGCKVLYFAGYRNLHDRYKIEEIEKASDKIIWACDEGMLPVTRDADYSFNKNIIESVIEYSKIPNLDIKLSDIEHIIVIGSDRMMGAFAKSLSNELKEPLLNAKIKIASINSPMQCMMKEICAQCLQEHIDPITKEKYYVYSCVNQDQDLEKVNFEFLNQRLKQNTLQEKLTAKWIDYNLKQMNKR; via the coding sequence ATGAACAAGTTTAATTTAAATTTTGGGCTTAGTTTTTCTGACTTAAATGAAAATGATGGGCTTCAAAAAATTGATAACCTATTTTTAGAATTTGCAGAAAATAAAGTAAGCGGTCTTAGAGAGCAAATCCTTAATTTAAGAGATTTATTTTTAAAAAAGCAACAACCTGAATATAAAGAGATAGCCAATTTTCTTATTAATATTTCTCCTATTTTAGAAGAGTTTCTAAGTGAGTTATTTAATAACAAAGAAGCGATAGATTTAATTAAAAATAAATCCCATGCACTTGAACCAATTTACAAATGTAAAAGAAATTTTATTCAAAGAATTGTTAGCAAATCAATTAATGAATTTGAATTATCATTAGAAAATTTTGCAAATGCAAAAGAATATTTAAATAAATTTATTAATATAGAAAATGATCTTGAATTTGCGTGTTTTGTTAATGAGTGCTTAGAGAATAAAGAAGAAAATGAAGAGCAAATTAAGAACGCAATAATTTTTGCCGGTTTTAAACTTAAAAATAATGACAATAAATTTAATGTCCTTTTTTATTTACCTAAAAAATTAGATCCAAATCACTTAATTGATGTTGATAAAAAAATAAATGATTTTGAATATATTACTTCTAAACATTTATCAGAAGAGATTCGAGAAGGTTTTAGCCTAACTGACCAAGGCGGCGATTTAAAATTTGCACTAGATCAAACGAATTATTGCATTTTTTGTCATAACCAAGGTAAGGATTCATGTAGCAAAGGTTTTAAAGAAAAAGACGGAAAATTTAAAGTTAATTCACAAAATGTTACTCTTACTGGTTGCCCTTTAGAAGAAAAGATTTCTGAAATGAATAGCCTTAAGAATATGGGTTATGTAATAGCACCGCTTAGCATAGCTATGATTGATAATCCTCTTCTTGCTGCAACGGGACATAGAATATGCAACGATTGTATGAAAGCTTGTATATATCAAAAACAAGAGCCAGTTGATATTCCGCAAATTGAAACTAAAGTTTTAAGAGATGTTCTTAATTTACCATGGGGTGTTGAAGTTTATTTACTTCTTACAAAGTGGAATCCACTTAATTTTGAAAGATCTCTACCAAAAAAAGATACTAATAAGAAAATTTTAGTTGCAGGAATGGGACCTGCAGGGTTTAATTTAGCGCATCATCTTCTTAATGAAGGGCACCATATTATTGGAATTGATGGATTAAAAATAGAACCACTTGATGAAAAGCTTAAGAACGAACCGATTTATTCATTTGAGGAAATTAAAAGCGATTTAAATGAAAGAATACCTGAAGGATTTGGCGGTGTTGCAGAATATGGAATTACTGTTAGATGGGATAAAAACTTTTTAAATTTAATCAGAATTATTTTAGAAAGAAGAAAAAACTTTGAGCTTTATGGCGGTGTTAGATTTGGAAGTAACTTAAATTTAGAACAAGCCAAAGAATTAGGGTTTAATCACGTAGCGCTTGCAATTGGAGCAGGTAAACCAAATTTGATTGAAGTACCAAATTCATTAGTAAGAGGTGTTAGAACCGCATCTGATTTTTTAATGCAATTACAATCAGGTGGAGCGTTTTTAAAATCATCTATAGCTAATTTACAAATAAGGTTTCCTGTTGCAGTTATTGGCGGTGGGTTAACTGCAATTGATACTGCATCAGAGACGCTTGCCTATTATCCAAAAATGCTTGAAAAATTCTTTTATCGCTATCGTGATTTACAAAAAACCTTCGGAAAAGAAATTTTATTAGATTCATTAACAGAAGAAGAAAAAGAAATTTTAGACGAATATACTTCACATTACGCGTTATTAAAAAATAAAACTCCGCATGAACAAATTAAAATAATGAATGATTTAGGTGGAGTAAGTGTAATTTATAGGAAATCTTTGCAAGATTCTCCAGCTTATAGACTTAATCATGAAGAAGTTTTGCTCGCGCTTGAAGAAGGAATTAGATTTGTTGAAAATAGTATTCCGAAAGAAGTAATCACTGATAAGCATAACCATTTATCAAGTTTAAAATTTGAACAAAATAGTGAAATAAAAGAAATTAAAATAAAAACGCTTTTTATTGCAGCAGGTACGCACCCAAATACAACGATTGCTAAAGAATACCCAGAAGATTTTAAACTCGATGGTAAATATTTTGTAAGTGTTGATGAAAATAATAATAGAGTTGTACCGGAAAGAATTAGTAAACCTGAGGAAACTTTTGTTTTAACGCATGTAGAGAATAATTTTAGTGTAAGTTTCTTGGGAGATATGCATCCTTCATTTGCGGGAAATGTAGTAAAAGCAATGGCTAGTTCCAAACGATCTTATCCAATCATAAGTGATCTTGTTAATAGTTATTCTTCAAATTTAGAAAATAAATTTATATTTAAAGAGCAATTTACTTCAGTAGTTCATGAGGTAAATGTTCTTGCTCCAAAAATTGTAGAAGTAGTTGTTAAATCACCAATGGCGGCTAAAAATTTTGAGCCAGGGCAATTTTATAAATTGCAAAATTTTGCAACTAATTCACTTAAAAATAATGGCACGCTACTTGCTATGGAAGGCTTAGCTCTTACTGGTGCTTCAGTAGATAAAGAAAAGGGATTACTTTCAACCATTGTTTTAGAAATGGGTGGATCATCTGATTTATGTAAATTTCTAAAGCCTGGTGAAGAAATAGTTCTTATGGGTCCAACAGGAACTGCAACTGAAATTCCGCATAATAAAACTGTAATGCTCGTAGGTGGAGGCCTTGGAAATGCTGTATTATTTTCAATTGGCCAGGCTATGCGAAAAAATGGATGTAAGGTTTTATATTTTGCAGGTTACCGTAATCTACACGATAGGTATAAAATTGAAGAAATTGAAAAAGCTAGTGATAAAATAATTTGGGCTTGTGATGAAGGGATGTTACCGGTTACAAGAGATGCAGATTATAGCTTTAATAAAAATATCATTGAATCAGTAATAGAATATTCAAAAATTCCAAATCTAGATATAAAGCTTTCCGATATTGAACACATTATTGTTATTGGTTCAGATAGAATGATGGGCGCTTTTGCAAAATCTTTAAGTAATGAGTTAAAAGAACCGCTTTTAAATGCTAAAATTAAAATTGCTAGTATAAATTCCCCAATGCAATGTATGATGAAAGAAATATGCGCTCAATGCTTACAGGAACATATTGATCCTATTACAAAGGAAAAATATTATGTTTATAGTTGTGTAAATCAAGATCAAGATTTAGAGAAGGTAAATTTTGAATTTTTAAATCAAAGGCTTAAACAAAATACATTACAAGAAAAACTAACGGCGAAGTGGATAGATTATAATTTAAAACAAATGAATAAAAGATGA